One Etheostoma cragini isolate CJK2018 chromosome 18, CSU_Ecrag_1.0, whole genome shotgun sequence DNA window includes the following coding sequences:
- the ak9 gene encoding adenylate kinase 9 isoform X3: MTFDSLCSLKCNIRLVDRYVDNLIEDDAERESLLAKPTCFIIVGRPGVGKSTLAKNIAESWKCILIDDTDLLNTHIDNKTKQGEEILNILSEGRSIPEELVLQLILAKLNSHHVEHYGYVLSCLPFLSEECLKIHEQLELIKNFKLTPDFIINIKCPDKDLVHRLSGLKQHPETGQLYNRDQWTREEVFNKKKENKDQEVEDEEEEEEEQVGEKELQKNIIDQMVWTPENLARIAFSRLTMYKNIMLRPLEDYMTEHNPLYLLELDGNRTPEELHLSVMSRLGSMAIKRVSIPLLLHQTDDEELPEDIDTEDLMRVMSSSRTVAPSFNWKRSRWGRTCPVALREGQVIPGNPELCVGFQDKLYILSSQEACQKFFTNPRRYLLPPMPRLPCRVSIIGPPQAGKSTLCKLLAQHYNALVLDMEVLVQPVLEKLEQERLDKIKEEITQVAIEKNKMKMEKDVSENSDETNSVEVTEDHPEVQTMVLTALEEAKHQSTSPFGLYAEVLEKRVKEIEEADTDADVKTGWVLDNFPKNLSQMKALQQAGIMPDTLFCLKDSDSNEVLKRVYEMNKESVDKAVSKRLQKEQSEKEKLVIKQNEPKSEVEAEPAELQTKLEPVAEEIEENLEQSDTTSLLHPAIIEKEAVVLPDHLDLGYPDGPEMDDYKLQLQQFVYEWDQMQSALTVPHSVLKIGNQSPEDLLKQMVLYMEKPFQYVSWELTATDLDKEAEDMEALAELERAEDDTSENDAAEEEEGDATTKRELGDTHHFCPVAFKNHNVLWPCTSEIAAKYREKTFYFSSQAAQDSFLQNPAHFVAQTGPLKPPALRLFLLGTRGSGKTSQGEWLAQQLGIFHIQFREQLQMLIMAKTKGQVPYSDEVESPEESAEDLEALIEEARGGDEGKMEENSDKPNDTEQEVVLTDEEMAIKAYLSDGDPLTPEILDMIIAPYWNQEPYMSTGFILEGFPQNPDEVQYMLQRQLFPDTVVHLVVDVTDVQKRLLPTYLEKWRERHNRREAQLNLLYDLRKQNRENSIAERRAELTKAAKVSKLRNLEDEEDDEDDETAGNIEEEIEATLEEEFPLEEDKDMENKENEDAASERLEMEIAERYVTDENSLVTVMELLSELNISTVSIRASRKLRIVQQKLLQKIQPLATNRESLFQKCQPISYSLAHKLLLSSYKLHSAFGCWDPIKHYKERDLIQPLQWPLNTTYPLIFHQFIYFFATKENRNTFMLNPLKYLRQPKPTLSLPVKMAVVGPPKSGKTTVAQMFAQKYGLACLSIGGAMRTVLNNYEHTDLAVQMKKHLSQGLVVPDELAIQCLEVALMSSICSTRGYVLDGFPKTLKQTELMTSRSIIPMIVVELELALVEVLTRGLLDKMKPNKPHLMHDSSAIFHIRNSCYKQEIEHARQHFQKQYQNWILLDGLKSKWWIWNNSIKEVSISMKYIHSYLERTRNRQAACINRMCITPKELQYRLGEFGQYCPVCLALHQHLVDCSEIAALTHAAEYRGQYYKMCGEDHLERFLSTPDQFVTPGCPRTLPPPQLLPRKLTEIQVKNKFPKQVEMKGFCPVTYLDGKQRYEALVLGKMEYAVEYRERIYILETKEKQDKFLRIPETYWDQKLPSKVPPLCELVPLTSLPTLGYLEQGVAVSVIKAMTAVGCLKPKYPFLSIQRSSLLYVAFYLKAFNHKSTDYTRQKYKKKLALFEENCALIPYLSSTMTGNYKPPCERPIDFEFKLNRFLALGDLPVADSAL, encoded by the exons TGTCCAGACAAGGACCTGGTCCACCGGCTGTCAGGTCTGAAGCAGCACCCAGAGACAGGGCAGCTGTACAACAGGGATCAGTGGACGCGTGAGGAGGTGTTTAAcaagaagaaagagaacaagGACCAGGAagtggaggatgaggaggaggaggaggaggagcag GTTGGGGAAAAAGAACtccaaaaaaatattattgacCAGATGGTGTGGACACCAGAAAATTTGGCCAGAATTGCTTTTTCTAGACTCACCATGTACAAGAACATCATGCTCAGACCACTGGAG GACTACATGACAGAACACAACCCCCTCTACCTGTTGGAGTTGGACGGAAACAGAACACCTGAAGAGCTTCACTTG TCTGTAATGTCCCGTCTTGGATCCATGGCAATAAAGCGTGTCTCCATtccactcctcctccaccagACTGATGATGAAGAATTGCCAGAAGACATTGACACG GAGGACCTAATGAGAGTCATGTCCTCCTCCAGGACAGTGGCTCCCAGCTTTAATTGGAAAAGGAGCCGCTGGGGCCGAACTTGCCCTGTAGCTCTTAGGGAGGGCCAGGTCATTCCAGGCAACCCTGAATTATGTGTGGG CTTCCAGGACAAACTGTACATCCTCTCATCTCAGGAGGCCTGCCAGAAGTTTTTCACAAACCCACGACGGTACTTACTTCCTCCGATGCCCAGGCTCCCTTGCAGAGTTTCCATCATTGGACCTCCACAGGCAGGGAAGAGCACTCTATGTAAGCTTCTGGCTCAGCACTACAATGCATTGGTGCTTGATATGGAGGTACTGGTGCAGCCGGTTCTGGAAAAGCTTGAGCAGGAGAGGCTTGACAAAATCAAAGAGGAGATAACACAGGTCGCTatagagaaaaacaagatgaagATGGAGAAGGATGTCAGCGAGAATTCAG aTGAAACCAATTCTGTAGAAG TGACAGAGGATCATCCAGAGGTACAAACCATGGTGCTCACTGCGCTAGAAGAGGCCAAACATCAGAGCACATCTCCCTTCGGCCTGTATGCTGAGGTACTGGAGAAGCGTGTAAAAGAG ATTGAAGAGGCTGACACTGATGCAGATGTCAAAACTGGCTGGGTGCTAGACAACTTTCCCAAGAACCTTTCCCAAATGAAAGCCTTACAGCAAGCTGGAATTATGCCAGACACCCTCTTCTGTCTCAAAGACAGTGATAGCAATGAAG TTTTGAAGAGAGTGTATGAGATGAACAAGGAGAGCGTGGACAAAGCAGTAAGCAAGAGGTTGCAGAAAGAACAATCTGAGAAGGAGAAACTAGTCAT AAAGCAGAATGAACCGAAATCAGAGGTAGAGGCAGAGCCAGCAGAGCTGCAAACAAAGCTAGAGCCAGTTGCTGAAGAGATTGAAG AAAATCTTGAACAGTCTGACACCACTAGTCTCCTGCATCCCGCCATCATTGAAAAGGAAG CTGTGGTACTACCTGATCATTTGGACTTGGGTTATCCAGACGGCCCGGAGATGGATGACTATAAACTCCAACTGCAACAGTTTGTGTACGAATGGGACCAAATGCAGTCTGCTTTAACTGTCCCACACTCAGTACTGAAGATTGGCAACCAAAGCCCTGAAGACCTGCTTAAACAGATGGTCCTTTACATGGAGA AACCCTTTCAGTATGTGTCCTGGGAACTGACAGCAACAGACCTGGACAAGGAGGCGGAGGATATGGAGGCCTTAGCTGAGCTGGAGAGAGCCGAGGACGACACCAGTGAAAATGACGCagctgaggaggaagaa GGGGACGCAACAACCAAGAGAGAATTAGGTGATACCCATCATTTCTGCCCTGTGGCCTTTAAAAACCATAACGTCCTCTGGCCCTGTACGAGTGAAATTGCAGCCAAGTACCGGGAGAAGACCTTCTATTTCTCGAGCCAAGCAGCCCAGGACTCATTCCTTCAAAACCCTGCACATTTTGTTGCACAGACTGGGCCTCTTAAG CCTCCTGCCCTGCGGCTCTTTTTGCTTGGCACCCGAGGGTCAGGCAAGACCTCACAGGGTGAATGGCTAGCCCAACAGCTGGGCATTTTCCATATTCAGTTCAGGGAGCAACTCCAAATGCTCATTATGGCCAAGACAAAGGGGCAGGTACCTTATTCTGATgaggtggagtctccagaggagTCCGCTGAGGACTTGGAGGCTCTGATAGAGGAAGCCAGGGGGGGGGACGAGGGGAAGATGGAGGAGAACTCCGACAAGCCGAATGACACGGAG CAGGAAGTGGTCCTGACTGATGAGGAAATGGCCATCAAAGCATACCTGTCTGACGGAGATCCACTTACCCCAGAGATCCTGGATATGATTATCGCACCATACTGGAATCAGGAACCATACAT GTCTACAGGTTTTATTTTGGAGGGCTTCCCTCAAAATCCCGATGAGGTGCAGTACATGTTGCAGCGACAGCTTTTCCCTGACACTGTGGTACATTTGGTGGTGGATGTCACAGACGTTCAGAAGCGTCTGTTGCCGACATACCTGGAGAAGTGGCGTGAGCGCCACAACCGCCGTGAAGCGCAGCTAAACCTCCTTTATGATCTACGTAAGCAGAACCGG GAGAACAGCATTGCTGAGAGAAGGGCTGAACTCACGAAGGCAGCCAAAGTAAGCAAA CTTAGAAATCTtgaggatgaagaagatgatgaagatgatgaaacTGCAGGCAACATAGAGGAAGAGATAGAGGCTACGCTGGAGGAAGAGTTTCCTCTAGAAGAGGATAAAGACATGGAGAATAAAGAGAATGAGGATGCGGCGTCTGAGAGGCTGGAGATGGAGATTGCAGAGCGTTATGTGACTGATGAAAACAGCCTTGTTACAGTTATG GAGCTCCTGAGTGAACTAAACATATCCACAGTGTCAATCAGGGCATCTCGCAAGCTCCGGATCGTTCAGCAGAAGTTGCTACAGAAAATCCAGCCCCTGGCGACCAACAGGGAGTCACTCTTCCAAAAATGCCAACCCATCTCATACAGCCTGGCACATAAGCTACTGCTCTCTTCTTATAAGCTCCACAGCGCCTTTGGCTGCTGGGACCCCATAAAG CACTACAAAGAGAGAGATTTGATCCAGCCTCTGCAGTGGCCCCTCAATACCACATATCCCCTAATCTTCCATCAGTTTATCTACTTTTTTGCAACTAAGGAGAACCGTAACACATTTATGCTGAACCCCTTGAAGTACCTTAGGCAGCCAAAGCCCACCCTGTCCCTTCCTGTTAAAATGGCTGTTGTTGGACCACCCAAATCTGGAAAAACCACTG TGGCACAGATGTTTGCTCAGAAATATGGCTTGGCCTGTCTGTCCATTGGCGGCGCTATGCGGACGGTGCTTAACAATTATGAGCACACTGATCTGGCTGTCCAGATGAAAAAGCATCTCTCCCAGGGACTCGTTGTTCCTGATGAACTGGCCATTCAGTGTCTGGAGGTGGCACTCATGAGCTCGATCTGCAGCACTCGAGG GTACGTGTTGGACGGCTTTCCAAAGACACTTAAGCAGACAGAGCTGATGACGTCTCGGAGCATCATCCCTATGATAGTAGTGGAGCTGGAGCTGGCCTTAGTGGAGGTGCTGACCAGAGGTCTCCTGGACAAGATGAAGCCCAACAA GCCTCACCTGATGCATGACAGCTCAGCAATCTTCCACATTCGTAATTCCTGTTACAAGCAGGAGATAGAACATGCGAGGCAACACTTCCAAAAACAATATCAGAACTGGATCCTGCTCGATGGCTTGAAAAGCAAATGGTGGATCTGGAACAACAGTATAAAGGAGGTCAGCATCAGCATGAAATATATCCACAGCTACCTGGAGAGGACGCGCAACC GGCAAGCAGCATGCATCAACAGAATGTGCATCACACCCAAGGAGCTGCAGTATCGGCTTGGAGAGTTTGGACAGTACTGCCCTGTCTGCCTGGCTCTACATCAACACCTGGTGGACTGCTCAGAAATTGCAGCCTTAACTCATGCAGCTGAGTACAGAGGACAGTATTACAAGATGTGTGGCGAAGACCATTTAGAG CGGTTCCTGAGTACTCCTGATCAGTTTGTGACTCCTGGCTGCCCGCGCACCCTCCCACCCCCCCAGCTGCTGCCCCGAAAGCTCACTGAGATCCAGGTGAAGAACAAGTTCCCAAAGCAAGTTGAGATGAAGGGCTTCTGCCCGGTCACTTATCTGGATGGAAAGCAAAG GTATGAAGCCCTGGTACTAGGGAAGATGGAATACGCAGTGGAATATAGAGAACGTATCTACATTCTTGAGACAAAGGAGAAACAGGACAAGTTTTTGAG GATTCCTGAAACCTATTGGGACCAGAAGCTGCCCAGTAAAGTTCCTCCTCTTTGTGAACTTGTACCCCTCACCTCCCTTCCAACGTTGGGCTACCTGGAGCAG gGTGTGGCAGTATCAGTCATCAAGGCCATGACAGCTGTTGGGTGTCTGAAACCTAAATATCCCTTCCTCAGTATACAAAGATCTTCACTCCTCTATGTGGCATTCTATCTGAAAG CTTTCAACCACAAGAGCACAGACTACACCCGGCAGAAGTACAAAAAGAAGCTGGCCTTGTTTGAAGAGAACTGTGctctcattccctacctgagcTCAACAATGACAGGGAACTACAAGCCTCCCTGTGAACGCCCCATCGACTTTGAGTTCAAACTCAATAGGTTCCTGGCCTTGGGAGACCTGCCAGTTGCCGACAGTGCGCTGTAG